Below is a window of Nitrospira sp. DNA.
GACGACCGGTTCAGTGCCCCAACCGTCGCAGCTGAATGCGGAATCCATTGCGGCAGCAGCGACCCCACGACCATTCCCCCTGATGCTACCAGCATGCCCACCAATTGCGGCGGCCAGACTTGATCGGGGGTGACGGACCACTCCAATGTCAGCCAGGTCGCGAGACCGGCGACAATGGCAAGCATGGCGCCTTGCGTCGTCGCGCGCGGCCAGTACAAC
It encodes the following:
- a CDS encoding sodium:solute symporter, with the protein product DRGLLAVMRTVLVGFAALVLLFALNSEASIFKMVESAYKVTLVAAFVPLLAGLYWPRATTQGAMLAIVAGLATWLTLEWSVTPDQVWPPQLVGMLVASGGMVVGSLLPQWIPHSAATVGALNRSSVTTPAE